A single genomic interval of Variovorax sp. PMC12 harbors:
- a CDS encoding AMP-binding protein, with amino-acid sequence MNQNLYAQFEQRFPHDDGAPAMVLPGGRLYTYGHLKSESARYARLLTSLGAQPGDRIAVQVEKSASAVFLYLGALRAGCVFVPMNPAYQSGELAHLLGDARPHVFVVRPQAAAQGRVLAAAAGVPHVLVLGDDGEGEIAQAAARQVPRSAIAQRSADDLAAILYTSGTTGRPKGAMLTHRNLGVGVSTLHRFWAFEPGDVLLHILPIYHFHGLFVALHCALWNGSAMRFEPRFDAARAVALLSSSTVCMGVPTHYVRMLGEPGLDVAACRGMRLFVSGSAPLLADTFNAFRRRSGHAILERYGMTEGGMFASNPYLGERRCGTVGRALPGVSLRVVDAGGASAAPGETGQIQVRGANVFAGYWRLPEKTSEEHTVDGFFKTGDLGRLSEDGYLTIVGRDKDLVISGGLNVYPKEIEEVIDALPGVRESAVIGLAHPDFGEAVVAVVVRDTSIDCTAVPQAADVVGAVKASLAAFKVPKTVHFVEELPRNTMGKVQKNLLRERFAPGPGASAAKNTRKKRQHDPA; translated from the coding sequence ATGAACCAGAACCTCTACGCTCAGTTCGAGCAGCGCTTTCCGCACGACGACGGTGCGCCCGCCATGGTGTTGCCGGGCGGGCGGCTCTACACCTACGGCCACTTGAAGAGCGAAAGCGCGCGCTACGCGCGGCTGCTCACGTCGCTGGGCGCGCAGCCCGGCGACCGCATCGCGGTGCAGGTGGAAAAGTCGGCTTCGGCCGTCTTCCTGTACCTGGGCGCGCTGCGCGCCGGTTGCGTCTTCGTGCCGATGAATCCCGCCTACCAAAGCGGTGAACTGGCCCACTTGCTGGGGGACGCGCGGCCGCATGTGTTCGTGGTCCGCCCGCAGGCCGCGGCCCAGGGGCGTGTGCTGGCCGCGGCGGCCGGCGTGCCCCATGTACTTGTACTGGGCGATGACGGGGAAGGCGAAATTGCGCAGGCGGCGGCCCGGCAGGTGCCGCGCTCGGCCATCGCGCAGCGCAGCGCCGACGACCTTGCGGCAATCCTGTACACGTCCGGCACGACGGGGCGGCCCAAGGGCGCGATGCTGACACACCGCAACCTGGGCGTGGGCGTGAGCACGCTGCATCGGTTCTGGGCGTTCGAGCCCGGCGACGTGCTGCTGCACATCCTGCCGATCTATCACTTCCACGGCCTGTTCGTTGCCTTGCACTGTGCACTGTGGAACGGCAGCGCGATGCGGTTCGAGCCGCGATTCGATGCCGCGCGCGCCGTCGCGCTGCTCTCGTCGAGCACCGTGTGCATGGGCGTGCCGACGCATTACGTCCGCATGCTCGGCGAACCCGGGCTCGACGTCGCCGCATGCCGCGGCATGCGGCTGTTCGTCTCGGGCTCGGCTCCCTTGCTGGCGGACACCTTCAACGCGTTCCGGCGACGCAGCGGCCACGCCATCCTCGAGCGCTACGGCATGACGGAGGGCGGCATGTTCGCGTCCAACCCCTACCTCGGGGAGCGCCGCTGCGGCACGGTGGGCCGTGCGCTGCCCGGTGTATCTCTGCGCGTGGTCGATGCCGGGGGCGCGTCGGCTGCGCCGGGAGAGACGGGGCAGATCCAGGTGAGGGGCGCCAACGTCTTCGCCGGTTATTGGCGGCTGCCGGAGAAGACCTCCGAAGAGCACACGGTCGACGGCTTCTTCAAGACCGGCGACCTGGGCCGGTTGAGCGAAGACGGCTACCTCACCATCGTGGGGCGCGACAAGGACCTCGTCATTTCGGGCGGACTCAACGTCTACCCCAAGGAAATCGAGGAGGTCATCGACGCGTTACCGGGCGTGCGAGAGTCGGCCGTCATCGGGCTGGCGCATCCGGACTTCGGCGAAGCGGTGGTTGCCGTGGTGGTGCGCGATACGTCGATCGACTGCACCGCGGTCCCGCAGGCCGCGGACGTTGTCGGTGCGGTGAAGGCCAGCCTGGCGGCGTTCAAGGTGCCCAAGACCGTTCATTTCGTCGAGGAACTGCCCCGCAACACGATGGGCAAGGTGCAGAAGAACCTGCTGCGCGAACGCTTTGCTCCCGGCCCGGGTGCAAGTGCAGCAAAGAACACCAGAAAGAAGAGACAACATGACCCCGCATGA
- a CDS encoding long-chain-fatty-acid--CoA ligase: MTPHELSTWPHSLPRDIDIPPTNLCANLLVSAMRYPDRAVLVDDFGSLGYAELVDQVERIAAFLQNELGVQRGDRVLIYLQNGRGWIAAYFAILRINAVVVPVNPMNRRDELPHYLSDTGAVAAFCSADNVAELLAAPAAQQLRRVIVVGNPGPAEMQPESAQGPSRTTGLRRVLAAASGALQPLEHLPDALALILYSSGSTGAPKGCMHTHRTLMASTVIVAHWMGLVPHSVQLVALPYFHITGMQNLMNAPIYGGGTLVLMKRWNRDEAAELIARHRVSHWTAMPTMVIDFLSSPHLAEYDLSSVRRIGGGGAGMPEAVGERLKALTGLDFLEGYGLSETAHVSGNPPAAFKRQCLGVPLFNTDLRIVDPDTLAELPPGEVGEIVMAGPQVFVGYWRNEEATRTATLEMNGKRFVRSGDLGRRDEEGYFFIVDRLKRMVNASGYKVWPAEVEAMLHEHPAIAEACVIAAVDAYRGETVKAVVVLRDAQAGVREADIIEWARNKMAAYKYPRLVEFVAELPKSPTGKIAWRQLQDAERAKTLRAAA; the protein is encoded by the coding sequence ATGACCCCGCATGAGCTCAGCACGTGGCCGCACAGCTTGCCGCGCGACATCGATATCCCACCCACCAACCTGTGTGCCAACCTCCTGGTGTCGGCCATGCGCTACCCCGACAGGGCCGTGCTGGTCGACGACTTCGGCAGCCTCGGCTACGCCGAGCTGGTCGATCAGGTCGAGCGCATCGCAGCCTTCCTGCAGAACGAACTGGGTGTGCAGCGCGGCGACCGGGTGCTGATCTACCTGCAGAACGGACGCGGCTGGATCGCGGCCTACTTCGCCATCCTGCGCATCAATGCGGTCGTGGTGCCGGTGAATCCGATGAACAGGCGCGACGAGCTACCGCACTACCTCAGCGACACGGGCGCGGTGGCTGCCTTCTGCAGCGCAGACAACGTGGCGGAACTGCTTGCCGCGCCCGCGGCCCAGCAGCTGCGCCGCGTGATCGTGGTGGGCAACCCGGGGCCGGCCGAGATGCAGCCCGAATCCGCGCAAGGTCCGTCGCGCACGACAGGCCTGCGCCGCGTGCTCGCCGCGGCCTCCGGCGCGTTGCAGCCGCTGGAGCATCTGCCGGACGCGCTGGCCCTCATTCTCTACAGCTCGGGCTCCACCGGTGCGCCCAAGGGCTGCATGCACACCCACCGCACGCTCATGGCCAGCACCGTGATCGTCGCGCACTGGATGGGGCTGGTGCCGCACTCGGTCCAGCTGGTGGCGCTGCCTTACTTCCACATCACGGGCATGCAGAACCTGATGAACGCGCCCATCTACGGCGGCGGCACGCTGGTGTTGATGAAGCGCTGGAACCGCGACGAAGCCGCGGAGCTCATCGCGCGCCACCGCGTGAGCCATTGGACGGCGATGCCGACGATGGTGATCGACTTTCTCTCGAGCCCGCACCTTGCGGAATACGACCTGAGCTCCGTGCGGCGCATCGGCGGCGGCGGAGCAGGCATGCCCGAGGCGGTGGGCGAACGCCTGAAGGCGCTGACGGGGCTGGACTTCCTGGAAGGCTACGGCCTCTCGGAGACCGCGCACGTGTCGGGCAATCCGCCTGCCGCGTTCAAACGGCAGTGCCTGGGCGTGCCGCTGTTCAACACGGACCTGCGCATCGTCGACCCCGACACGCTGGCCGAGCTGCCGCCCGGCGAGGTGGGTGAGATCGTGATGGCGGGGCCGCAGGTGTTCGTCGGCTACTGGCGCAACGAGGAGGCCACGCGCACCGCCACGCTGGAGATGAACGGCAAGCGCTTCGTGCGCAGCGGTGACCTCGGCCGGCGCGACGAGGAGGGCTACTTCTTCATCGTCGACCGCCTCAAGCGCATGGTCAACGCGTCGGGCTACAAGGTCTGGCCGGCGGAGGTGGAGGCGATGCTTCACGAGCACCCGGCCATCGCCGAGGCATGCGTGATAGCGGCCGTCGACGCCTACCGCGGGGAGACGGTGAAGGCGGTGGTCGTGTTGCGCGATGCGCAGGCCGGCGTGCGAGAGGCCGACATCATCGAGTGGGCCCGCAACAAGATGGCCGCCTACAAGTACCCGCGCCTGGTCGAGTTCGTCGCGGAACTGCCGAAGTCGCCTACCGGAAAGATCGCCTGGCGCCAGCTGCAGGACGCCGAGCGCGCGAAAACCCTGCGTGCCGCGGCTTGA
- a CDS encoding SDR family NAD(P)-dependent oxidoreductase, protein MQNLVTLEGRTIVVTGAGQGIGKAIAELVVDLGGNVVAVDLNPDTLKSAMAELPSARVQQVVGSVTDAALAASAVEEAVARFGGVHGLVNNAGITRPAMIEKMTAQQWQDVIDVHLTGTFFWLQAVGRHMVSRAKSGDTSGGAIVNISSDAGRKGSIGQVNYAAAKAGMLGVTMTAAREWGKYNIRTNSICFGVVETPMTEVVRGEKFRDGMLAQIPLGRWSTPQEVVKTVCFLMSDAASYITGQHLGVNGGFHISL, encoded by the coding sequence ATGCAGAATCTAGTCACTCTGGAAGGCCGCACGATCGTCGTCACCGGCGCGGGGCAGGGCATTGGCAAGGCCATTGCTGAGCTGGTCGTCGACCTGGGCGGCAACGTGGTTGCCGTCGACCTGAATCCCGATACGCTCAAGTCCGCGATGGCAGAGCTTCCTTCGGCGCGCGTGCAGCAGGTGGTCGGCAGCGTCACCGACGCGGCGCTGGCGGCCAGCGCGGTCGAGGAAGCGGTGGCCCGCTTCGGCGGCGTGCACGGCCTTGTCAACAACGCGGGCATCACACGCCCCGCCATGATCGAGAAGATGACGGCCCAGCAGTGGCAGGACGTGATCGATGTGCACCTGACCGGCACCTTCTTCTGGCTCCAGGCCGTGGGCCGCCACATGGTGTCGCGGGCCAAGAGCGGAGACACCAGCGGTGGCGCCATCGTCAACATTTCCTCGGACGCGGGCCGCAAGGGCTCCATCGGCCAGGTCAACTACGCCGCCGCCAAGGCGGGCATGCTCGGCGTCACCATGACGGCGGCGCGCGAATGGGGAAAGTACAACATACGCACCAACTCGATCTGCTTCGGCGTGGTCGAGACGCCAATGACCGAGGTGGTGCGCGGCGAGAAATTCCGTGACGGCATGCTGGCGCAGATTCCACTGGGTCGCTGGTCGACGCCGCAGGAAGTGGTGAAGACGGTGTGCTTCCTGATGTCCGATGCCGCCTCGTACATCACCGGGCAGCACCTGGGGGTGAACGGCGGCTTCCACATCAGCCTGTAG
- a CDS encoding NAD(P)H-dependent flavin oxidoreductase, giving the protein MKTRLTELLGIRYPIVQGGMQWVGRAEMASAVSNAGGLGMLTALTQPTPEDLAREIERCRGMTDKPFGVNVTMLRSVNPPPYERIFATIVESGVKVVETAGNVPAEVVALLKRSGIAVLHKCTSVRHAVAAEKRGVDVISIDGFECAGHPGEDDVPGLVLIPAATRALEIPVIASGGIADGRGMAAALVLGAEGVNMGTRFVCTQEAPVHDAIKQALVNGSERDTRLIFRSMGNTARVFANAVANEVIATERRPGGCAFEDVRALVSGARGKAALESGEVDAGPVWAGQVIGLIDDVPTCAALLERMVAECRQQLARAAAFF; this is encoded by the coding sequence GTGAAGACGCGCCTCACCGAACTGCTCGGTATACGCTATCCGATCGTGCAGGGCGGCATGCAGTGGGTCGGCCGCGCCGAGATGGCCTCGGCCGTATCGAACGCTGGCGGCCTGGGCATGCTCACGGCGCTCACGCAGCCCACGCCCGAGGACCTGGCGCGCGAAATAGAGCGCTGCCGCGGCATGACGGACAAGCCCTTCGGCGTGAACGTGACCATGCTGCGCAGCGTGAATCCTCCTCCCTACGAGCGCATCTTCGCCACCATCGTCGAGAGCGGCGTGAAGGTCGTCGAGACCGCAGGCAACGTGCCCGCCGAGGTGGTCGCCCTGCTCAAGCGCAGCGGCATCGCCGTGCTGCACAAGTGCACCTCGGTGCGCCACGCGGTGGCCGCGGAAAAGCGCGGCGTGGATGTCATCAGCATCGACGGCTTCGAATGTGCCGGCCATCCGGGCGAGGACGATGTGCCCGGGCTGGTGCTGATCCCCGCCGCCACGCGTGCGCTTGAAATCCCCGTCATCGCCTCGGGCGGCATTGCCGATGGACGCGGCATGGCCGCCGCGCTGGTGCTGGGCGCCGAGGGCGTGAACATGGGCACGCGCTTCGTCTGCACGCAGGAGGCGCCTGTGCACGACGCCATCAAGCAGGCGCTGGTGAATGGCAGCGAGCGCGACACGCGTCTGATTTTCCGCAGCATGGGCAACACCGCGCGCGTGTTCGCGAATGCAGTTGCGAACGAGGTCATCGCCACCGAGCGGCGCCCCGGCGGCTGCGCCTTCGAAGACGTTCGCGCGCTGGTGTCCGGCGCGCGCGGCAAGGCTGCGCTCGAATCCGGCGAAGTGGACGCCGGTCCCGTCTGGGCTGGCCAGGTGATCGGATTGATCGACGACGTGCCGACGTGCGCAGCCTTGCTGGAGCGCATGGTGGCCGAGTGCCGCCAGCAACTGGCACGCGCGGCTGCATTCTTCTAG
- a CDS encoding DUF7064 domain-containing protein, translating into MFMPPDSRLHLDPQDEYTHTPEAAGNYNESMYFNAFDTARGIGAWMRLGNRPNEGHAEMTCCVYLPDGRVGFMYGRPPISHNEAMDAGGLRFEVLEPFKRLRVSYEGELLIMDDPHAMADPGSAFKRYPKRRAAISLDYEGISPMHGGEIVALDGSRFELDPEHSVYRGHTEQNMAVRGHITVDGVRHEIDGFGYRDKSWGPRHWHSFYWYKWLPVTFDRGFGVLLSVKGRKGGLPNNVSGNVLRNGRYEPVLEGRIATVYDDKYYPVRFTALVRTAERSYTLEGEVGALVPLRHKSASGEPGAYTRITEGITTYRCEGRTALSMSEYCDVMVNGTPVSVLEEPA; encoded by the coding sequence ATGTTCATGCCCCCCGACAGCAGACTGCATCTCGATCCGCAGGACGAGTACACCCACACGCCCGAAGCGGCCGGCAACTACAACGAGAGCATGTACTTCAACGCCTTCGACACGGCGCGAGGCATCGGCGCGTGGATGCGCCTGGGCAACCGGCCCAACGAAGGCCATGCCGAGATGACATGCTGCGTGTACCTGCCCGACGGACGCGTCGGCTTCATGTACGGGCGCCCGCCCATCTCCCACAACGAGGCCATGGACGCGGGAGGCCTGCGCTTCGAGGTGCTGGAGCCCTTCAAGCGCCTGCGCGTGAGCTACGAGGGCGAGCTGTTGATCATGGACGACCCGCATGCCATGGCCGACCCCGGCAGTGCCTTCAAACGGTATCCGAAGCGGCGCGCCGCCATCTCGCTCGACTACGAGGGCATCTCGCCGATGCACGGTGGGGAAATCGTGGCGCTCGACGGCAGCCGGTTCGAGCTCGATCCCGAGCACTCGGTCTACCGCGGCCATACCGAGCAGAACATGGCGGTGCGCGGCCACATCACCGTGGACGGCGTGCGCCACGAGATCGACGGCTTCGGGTACCGCGACAAGTCGTGGGGGCCGCGCCACTGGCACAGCTTCTATTGGTACAAGTGGCTCCCCGTCACATTCGATCGCGGTTTCGGCGTGCTGCTGTCCGTCAAGGGACGCAAGGGCGGCCTGCCCAACAACGTGAGCGGCAACGTGCTGCGCAACGGCCGCTACGAACCGGTGCTCGAAGGCCGCATCGCGACCGTCTACGACGACAAGTACTACCCGGTGCGCTTCACCGCGCTGGTTCGCACCGCGGAGCGCAGCTACACGCTCGAAGGCGAGGTCGGCGCGCTGGTGCCGCTGCGCCACAAGAGCGCCAGCGGGGAGCCGGGCGCCTACACCCGCATCACCGAAGGCATCACCACCTACCGGTGCGAGGGGCGCACCGCGCTGAGCATGTCGGAGTATTGCGACGTGATGGTCAATGGCACGCCGGTCTCGGTGCTGGAGGAGCCCGCATGA
- a CDS encoding enoyl-CoA hydratase/isomerase family protein, whose amino-acid sequence MNTLVYAVEDGVATLTLNRPESKNAISPEMADELGELLARIRADDAVRVLVVTGAGGAFCAGGDVKAMGEGGPRTPEQRRAGMARYTRICTELMALDRPVIAAVDGVAFGAGFSIALMCDIVLLSDRARLCMVFQRIGLVPDMGAYYTLPRVVGLQRAKELIFSAREIDAAEARQLGIAMEVLPAENLMPRALAIARSFAGASPVAMSVSKRALQSSLGSDLPTMLEIEAAGQALASNSEYAKEAVRRFASREPAQFRWPAAGS is encoded by the coding sequence ATGAACACGCTGGTCTACGCTGTGGAAGACGGCGTCGCGACGCTGACGCTGAACCGGCCCGAATCGAAGAACGCGATCAGCCCCGAGATGGCCGACGAATTGGGCGAGCTGCTGGCGCGCATTCGTGCGGACGATGCGGTGCGTGTGCTCGTCGTCACGGGTGCGGGCGGCGCCTTCTGCGCCGGTGGCGACGTCAAGGCGATGGGCGAGGGTGGCCCGCGCACGCCCGAGCAGCGGCGTGCCGGCATGGCGCGCTATACGCGCATCTGCACCGAGCTGATGGCGCTCGACCGGCCGGTGATCGCGGCGGTCGACGGCGTGGCCTTCGGCGCGGGTTTCAGCATCGCGCTGATGTGCGACATCGTGCTGCTGAGCGATCGCGCGCGGCTGTGCATGGTGTTCCAGCGCATCGGCCTGGTGCCGGACATGGGGGCCTACTACACGCTGCCGCGCGTGGTGGGCCTGCAGCGTGCGAAGGAGCTGATTTTCTCCGCGCGGGAGATCGACGCGGCCGAGGCGCGGCAGCTGGGCATCGCGATGGAGGTGCTGCCCGCCGAGAACCTGATGCCGCGCGCACTTGCCATTGCGCGCAGCTTTGCCGGGGCCTCGCCCGTGGCCATGAGCGTCTCCAAGCGGGCGCTCCAAAGCTCGCTCGGCAGCGACCTGCCGACCATGCTGGAGATCGAAGCCGCGGGCCAGGCGCTGGCTTCCAACAGCGAGTACGCCAAGGAAGCGGTGCGCCGCTTTGCCTCGCGCGAGCCCGCCCAGTTCCGCTGGCCGGCGGCAGGCTCGTGA
- a CDS encoding MaoC family dehydratase yields the protein MLDYRKARDWHSGDVQHVYTPKDTMLYALGLGLGADPLDERQLRFVYEKELVALPTMAAVLASPGFWMRERKEIGIDFMKLVHGEQSVRLHAPLPPSGTVVGRTLVTRVVDKGEGKGAILHVEKELVGAAQQPLATVESVYFLRGDGGFSSADGQADEPAPAAAAMPESAPELVLDLPTRADQALLYRLSGDINPLHAEPAFAAKAGFARPILHGLATWGIAGRGLIAAFADFDATRLSAMRARLSAPVYPGETIRLEGWRDGGEIAFRARVVERDVLVLTNGRAELRGTSR from the coding sequence ATGCTCGACTATCGCAAGGCACGTGACTGGCACTCAGGCGACGTGCAGCACGTGTACACCCCCAAGGACACGATGCTCTACGCGCTGGGGCTCGGCCTGGGCGCCGACCCGCTCGACGAGAGGCAGCTGCGCTTCGTCTACGAAAAGGAGCTGGTGGCGCTGCCGACCATGGCTGCCGTGCTGGCCTCGCCAGGTTTCTGGATGCGCGAGCGCAAGGAGATCGGCATCGACTTCATGAAGCTCGTGCACGGCGAGCAGTCGGTGCGCCTGCATGCGCCGCTGCCGCCGTCAGGCACGGTGGTCGGGCGCACGCTCGTGACTCGGGTGGTCGACAAGGGCGAAGGCAAGGGTGCGATCCTGCATGTGGAAAAGGAACTCGTCGGTGCCGCGCAACAGCCGTTGGCCACGGTCGAGAGCGTCTACTTCCTGCGCGGCGACGGCGGCTTCTCCAGTGCGGACGGCCAGGCCGACGAGCCCGCGCCCGCTGCGGCAGCCATGCCCGAGTCGGCGCCCGAACTCGTGCTCGACCTGCCCACGCGTGCTGACCAGGCCTTGCTCTACCGCCTGTCGGGCGACATCAACCCGCTGCATGCCGAGCCTGCCTTCGCGGCCAAGGCCGGTTTTGCACGGCCCATTCTTCACGGGCTTGCGACCTGGGGCATCGCCGGGCGCGGGTTGATCGCCGCGTTCGCGGATTTCGATGCGACGCGCCTGTCGGCCATGCGCGCGCGGCTGTCGGCACCGGTCTATCCCGGCGAAACCATCCGTCTGGAAGGCTGGCGCGACGGCGGCGAAATCGCCTTCCGCGCGCGGGTGGTGGAGCGCGACGTGCTGGTGCTCACGAACGGCCGGGCCGAACTGCGAGGCACGTCGCGTTGA
- a CDS encoding NADPH:quinone oxidoreductase family protein, whose amino-acid sequence MRAWQVEALSDPGRMRLAELPVPTPAHDQYLVKVEAAGLNFLDTLAIKGRYQTKPALPFTPGVEVVGTIVSGEGAGTRVACATPAGRFGGFAEYALVPRAEAMPIASDLPPGAALALRGNYPTSLYALRHAGRLQAGETLLVHAGAGGVGSAAVQLGKLMGACVIATAGSAAKRDACLALGADATIDYTDAKWVDEVRKLAPQGVDVIYDPVGGDIGAQSVRCLAFGARLLVIGFASGALTPLPANRLLLANASAVGVLWGEVRKREPALARQLGEEIQGWYLSGRIRPLEASVFDFEDAPAALAALERRQTSGKAILLLRR is encoded by the coding sequence TTGAGAGCCTGGCAGGTCGAAGCACTGAGCGATCCGGGCCGGATGCGGCTGGCCGAGCTGCCGGTGCCCACGCCGGCGCATGACCAGTACTTGGTGAAAGTGGAAGCAGCGGGCCTCAATTTTCTGGACACGCTTGCCATCAAGGGCCGGTACCAGACCAAGCCGGCCCTGCCGTTCACGCCCGGCGTGGAGGTGGTGGGCACCATCGTCAGCGGCGAAGGTGCCGGCACGCGCGTGGCCTGCGCCACGCCGGCCGGCAGGTTCGGCGGCTTCGCTGAATATGCGCTGGTGCCGCGTGCCGAGGCGATGCCCATCGCGTCCGACCTGCCGCCCGGTGCCGCCCTGGCGCTGCGCGGCAACTACCCGACCTCGCTCTACGCCCTGCGGCATGCCGGGCGCCTGCAAGCAGGGGAAACCTTGCTGGTGCACGCTGGCGCCGGCGGTGTCGGCAGCGCGGCTGTGCAACTCGGCAAGCTGATGGGCGCGTGCGTGATCGCCACCGCGGGCAGTGCCGCCAAGCGCGACGCCTGCCTGGCGCTCGGCGCGGACGCGACCATCGACTACACCGACGCGAAGTGGGTCGACGAGGTGCGCAAGCTTGCGCCGCAGGGTGTGGACGTGATCTACGACCCGGTCGGCGGCGACATCGGCGCGCAAAGCGTGCGCTGCCTGGCCTTTGGCGCGCGGCTGCTGGTGATCGGCTTCGCCAGCGGCGCGTTGACGCCGTTGCCCGCCAACCGCCTGCTGCTGGCCAATGCCTCGGCCGTCGGTGTGTTGTGGGGCGAGGTGCGCAAGCGCGAACCGGCGCTGGCGCGGCAACTGGGCGAAGAGATCCAGGGCTGGTACCTGTCGGGGCGGATTCGGCCGCTCGAGGCCTCGGTGTTCGACTTCGAGGATGCGCCGGCGGCGCTCGCGGCGCTGGAACGGCGGCAGACCTCGGGAAAGGCGATTCTTCTGTTGCGCCGTTGA
- a CDS encoding acyl-CoA dehydrogenase family protein has protein sequence MDFDLPPEAEEMRVATRDAVDALLKLETRYQETGEVPEQVEATLREMGFYGMSIPEPYGGMPVDHLTSVAVQLELARLPPQFWPFVRSALGPGVHIIVDHGSEAIKKKWLPEIASGRSRNCIAITEPHAGSDAAKMTTTARRDGDHYVLDGVKTFISNANHAHSITVLASTDRSAGKKGISAFLLDTTTPGFKVTRTMPTMGWMDDSLCEISFTDCRVPVENLLGEEGRGLSYAMSGLNEGRLNVGCQALGPAQIALDETIEHAKTRVTFGQALGEHQAIQHMIADMAMDLHAARMVLFEAVWRAARGEDARMKASMVKVICTEAACRIADKALQIFGGSGYCRGTIVERVYRDLRVLRIYEGASEIHRNMIARQLLA, from the coding sequence ATGGATTTTGACCTGCCCCCCGAAGCGGAAGAAATGCGCGTTGCCACGCGCGACGCCGTCGATGCGTTGCTCAAGCTCGAAACGCGCTACCAGGAAACCGGCGAAGTGCCTGAGCAGGTGGAGGCCACCCTGCGCGAGATGGGCTTCTACGGCATGTCGATTCCAGAGCCCTATGGCGGCATGCCTGTCGACCACCTCACCAGCGTGGCGGTGCAGCTCGAGCTGGCGCGGCTGCCGCCGCAGTTCTGGCCCTTCGTGCGCTCCGCGCTCGGGCCGGGCGTGCACATCATCGTGGACCATGGCTCGGAAGCCATCAAGAAGAAGTGGCTGCCCGAGATTGCATCGGGACGTTCGCGCAACTGCATTGCCATCACCGAGCCGCACGCCGGCTCCGACGCCGCGAAGATGACGACCACGGCGCGCCGCGACGGCGACCACTACGTGCTCGACGGCGTGAAGACCTTCATCTCGAACGCCAACCATGCGCATTCGATCACCGTGCTCGCCTCCACCGACCGTTCGGCCGGCAAGAAGGGCATTTCGGCCTTTCTGCTGGACACGACCACGCCCGGCTTCAAGGTCACGCGGACCATGCCCACCATGGGCTGGATGGACGACAGCCTGTGTGAGATTTCCTTCACCGACTGCCGCGTCCCGGTGGAGAACCTGCTGGGCGAAGAGGGGCGCGGTCTTTCGTATGCGATGTCGGGGCTCAACGAAGGCCGGCTGAATGTGGGTTGCCAGGCGCTCGGGCCGGCACAGATTGCGCTCGACGAAACCATCGAGCATGCCAAGACGCGTGTCACCTTCGGCCAGGCGCTGGGTGAGCACCAGGCCATTCAGCACATGATCGCCGACATGGCCATGGACCTGCATGCGGCGCGCATGGTGCTGTTCGAGGCCGTGTGGCGCGCCGCGCGCGGCGAAGACGCACGAATGAAGGCGTCGATGGTGAAGGTGATCTGCACCGAGGCCGCATGCCGCATAGCCGACAAGGCGCTGCAGATCTTCGGCGGTTCGGGCTATTGCCGCGGCACCATCGTGGAGCGGGTATACCGCGACCTGCGCGTGCTGCGCATCTATGAGGGCGCGTCGGAAATCCACCGCAACATGATCGCCAGGCAGCTGCTCGCCTGA